In the genome of Desulfobaccales bacterium, the window AGAGCTTCCGGTCCTAGATGACCCGGAGAACCTTCGCCTGGGAGCCGAGAGGCATGTTTCCGATCTCATCCATGAAAAGGGCGCCGCCGTGGGCCGATTCAAATTTGCCCGCCGTCTGACGATCCGCCCCGGTGAACGATCCCTTTTCATGCCCAAACAGTTCGCTCTCCAGGAGGTTCTCCGGGATGGCCCCGCAATCCACCGCCACAAAGGGCGCTTCCGCCCGGGCGCTGTCCCCGTGAATCGCCCTCGCGACAAGTTCTTTGCCCGAACCCGTTTCGCCCATGATGATCACAGAAAAGTCAGACTTTGCCACCCGGTGAACATCGGCCGTGAGGCGGCCGATGTTGTCGCTCGGTCCCATGCTCTCGATAAGACTGAAGTTTCCTTTATAACGATCATTTATGGATTTGAGGTTTCTTCTTAATTTTCCTTCTGCCAGAGCGCGGCTGGTAACCCAGACCACCTCGTTATTGTCGAAGGGTTTGGCAAGATAATCGTAGGCCCCTTCCTTCATGGCCTCCACGGCTTGGTGAGTATCCGCATACGCCGTAACCAGCACTACCGGAAGATTGTCATCGATCGCCTTGATTTTTTTGAGGACATCCATGCCGTTGAGACCCGGCATGCGAACATCCAACAGCACGGCATCAGGGATATCGGAACAGATCTTCTGCATCGCCTGCTCGCCATCCGCGGCCGTGATGACCACGAAACCTTCCTTTTCCAGGATGTTGCTCAGGATCTCACGGATTTCTTCTTCATCATCGGCAACCAAGACGCGCGATTTACGCTCAACCATATTGTTTTCCCCTTTCTCGGGATGATGAACTCGCAGAAATTCTCAAATACCCATTTTCTGTCATTCCGGGCTTGACCCAGAATCCCGGAAAAAACTCTGGATTCCCGCTCCCGCGGGAATGACGACTTCATGCGAAGCCGTCAAAGGACGGTTCATGGGATTGGATACCTCCATATCTTCCGGCAGGAGTGCAGAAATGTTGTGCAGCATGCCCAAGAAAAGGACGCCTGTCTCCCCCGTCTGCAGGGTCTGGTCGATCCTTGCCGCTATAAATTCATCCCGTTTTTTGAGGAGAAGGTCGCTTGCCGCTTTCTGCCTGACTTCGATCGCGATAGCGTCTTTGACATCCCCGGTTTCGAGAATCCTTTTGATGAGATTATATTCTTCGATCAGCAGTTCCGCGGATTCCGTGCCCATGACTGTCGCCCCTTTTTCCATCAGGCGGACCAGGATCTGGTGGTTCGGGCTCCCCTTCTTTGCCAGTTCCGTAACAATATCCAACTCCTTGCCGCAAACGGGCAGGCCATCCTGGTAAACGCGGGTTTGAGCATAAGAAAGGGTAAGTTTATTGAGAATGTTTTCCACATCAGACCAGAAACGTTTGACAAGATTGACCTTCTGCCGCCAGACCCGCTCGCCGAACTTCTGAAGGGTTACCTTTCTGATCGATTCACTGAGGGCGCCCATGTCCGCCTGGCTGTGAACAATGGGGAAGTACAAAAGTGTTCGTGAGGTCATGGATTCTCCGATCGGATCAGCGAATATGGAATCGTCTCTATGGAAATATTTCCATAATATATGGAATCCGTTCCAGCATATCAAGTATTTCCCGGAACGCAACGGCATGAGTAAACACATGAATAAACCATCCCCGCCGCAAGCAGCGGGGTATTAATCTGAGGGTTCCATGTCCGATTCGCAGCAAGCTGCGGGGAATACAACCCGAAACGAAATTTAATGCTTAGAATCGGTCCTTATCGTCGTTTATAAGCTAAGTTCCGCATGACGACTCGCCGATATATCGCATGAACCATGCCTCTACGGCTTCATGGATGGTAAAGGGGCAATTCAACGATTAAGGATCCCCCCCCCATGTCATTGTTTTCCGCATGAATCGTTCCGCCATGTTCCCGGATGATGCCTTTAGAGACGGACAAACCCAATCCCGTGCCTTTTCCGGGATCTTTCCTGGTAAAGAACGGCTCAAAAATCTTGTCCAATTCTCCCGCAAGGATACCATGACCGTTGTCGGCGACTGTCAAAATAATAGAATGACCTTTCGAGGAATCCTCCGGATGATAAACGGTAATGATCAGTCGTTTTACCTGGTTGCCCGTCATCGCGTCGCAGGCGTTGAGGATAAGATTGACCATCACCTTCACCAATCTGTCTCTTTCCATTTTTACAGGGATGACCTCCAACGGGGGATAGTACTCGACCTGGACATGATCCTCTTTTCTCCTGAGCTCCGTCATTTGCAGACCCGCTTCGATGACACGGCGGAGGTCGCCGCCGACAAGCAGACTTGGCTTTTTGGCGGAGGATTGAAGCAAATCATGGCTGATCTTGGCGATCCTTTG includes:
- a CDS encoding ATP-binding protein, which produces QRIAKISHDLLQSSAKKPSLLVGGDLRRVIEAGLQMTELRRKEDHVQVEYYPPLEVIPVKMERDRLVKVMVNLILNACDAMTGNQVKRLIITVYHPEDSSKGHSIILTVADNGHGILAGELDKIFEPFFTRKDPGKGTGLGLSVSKGIIREHGGTIHAENNDMGGGSLIVELPLYHP